Part of the Candoia aspera isolate rCanAsp1 chromosome 1, rCanAsp1.hap2, whole genome shotgun sequence genome, CTTCTGTCACCTGCTGCCCCCCTCTCATTCCAGGACCTCCAAGGTCCCCCTCCAGCATCCAGTGGTTCCCTGTCTCTGCTCTGCCCGGTGCCCATGGATCTAGTTTCCGCAATACTCTCTCGAGCATTGCCTGCATGCACTCCATGTGGTCTTCATCTGGCCAAGCCTCCAGCCCACCTCTCTGTCTGCTCCCAGGCCCCTGAGTTCAGGGCTTCCATCCGAAGTGAATGTTCCCATGAGCAATCCCCTTTCAAGGTCTTCCCCGACGTTTCAGGACCACCTCGGATTATACTCTGGCTCCTCTCCGTCTGCACGTTCgctggttgttgctgtttatgggtTGTTTAACAATCATTCTCCACTGGTGCCATGTCGGAATAACACCTGGCCAGGGGCTATTCATGACACAACTGCTCTTTGGGAAGGGGGTGTTGCCTGCTCAAAAAGCATATCATTTTCATTTCCCTTCTACTTTTCACATATTCCCATGGTCAGTTACTTCTAAGCGTATTCAGAAATTTCCAGTCCAACTGATCATGACAGCATGTTTTGATCTGAGTTTTCAGATTATCTCCCCTTGGAATGGATATAATCTATCTTAAAAATAGATTTCAGCAACCAGAAATACCATATATACCATCTAATATTGGCTCCTCCTTACCGTCCTCTCTCAGACCAAGCACACACAAGTGCACTAAGAGGCAGTTGCAGACTTTTACTAGGTGGGTTTTTAAGCAACCAGCTAGCAGCAAAGGGAAGGTTATGTGCAAATGTACACATGCGCACAAGAGCAATCAAGTTCCCACAAGTCTGGCAAACTTGCCTCAAGAGACAGTCCAAAATTCAAAGGAGCAGGCGCAAGAGTGTTCAGGCAGATGCAGGGGTCCAAACCGTTAGCCAGGTCATCAGCCAGTTCACACTCAAAGTCGTGGCCACATGGGTTTGAGTCCAAAGGCAAGGCGCGCACAGTGTCTGGGTTTGCAAACCGTTGTTTCCAACAAAGAGAGTCGAgctcatagctcttcttaaatTACAGCAGCCCCGgtgtggctcatttaggagggtgATGCACCTTCCTGGTGAGTAATCTCACAGATCGCCTTGCTCTACTCTCCTCGCCACCCACCGGGCTCCTGCATTGGGAGGGGTTGGTAATTCCATGCCCTCATCTTCagagagcagcagcagctctctCTGCTGAGTGCTGGCCTGCCCCGCCTCCTCTGCCTGTTCAAGCGCTGTTCATCTGGTGATACCGGAGCTGACTGCTCTTTATCCGTGGTTACTTCTGGTGCTGGTTGCCCTTCTACATCTGAATCTGACTCCAAATCCGAGCCCACAGTGACACTTGCCATATAGTACATTGGGCTGCTGTAGGCATTTGCTGTGGAAGTCGGGAACACAAAGCATGTCTGACATGCTTGAATAACTGCTGTCCAGCTGAGAGAGCTAGGAAGTGAAGATGAGCCTGGATTCAAGCAAATACATATAAACATTGGCTTTGTTCGAACTCTGAAGAACTGGTTCtctctgttcttcttcctccttctctgctctgctctgctctttggTTTGTAAGCAACTAAAGAGCAGAGCCTGTCATTCCTTCCTAATTGACAGCAATCATTAGGGCATGATAGATATCTGAGAAATGGCATAATTCTCcttgagatttcaaatttcatttctcGAACTGAAAAGTAAATGGATAGTTATTACCAGAGCTCTAAGAACTTTatacaacatattttttttaatttaatgaaacTCAATGATATAAACCATTTGCTCCTAAAACAGCGTTTATCTAAAGCTGAATTTTGGTAAAGAGCAGTGGCTCTAAAAAAGTATAATCATATATGTTGAACATGAAATGTTCTTGCTAGGACATTTCTGAAAGCACCCCTTACCTCCTGGTTCCTCATGCTGTAGATTAATGGATTGAGCATGGGGGTCACCACTACATAGAACACAGAAGCCATTTGGTCTAGGTGATAATTCTGCCTAGAGCTTGGTCGTGCATACATAAAACTACTACATCCATAGAAAATGGTAATGACCATGAGGTGAGATGCACAAGTGGAGAAGGCTTTCCTGCGGCTCTTGGCCGAGTGGATCCTTAAAATGGTGACCAGGATATAAGTGTAGGAAGTGAGAACAGTCAGGCTTGTTGCTGTTATATTGAAACCAACAAATACAAATAACAGCAGATCATTAAGACTAACATCTGAGcaggaaagagctaaaaggggAGGACCCTcacaataaaaattcttaatgatGTTTGGGCCACAGAAGGACAGTCTAGATGCAGCCACTGTGTGCACCAAAGCATTAATGATCCCAGCAGTGTAGGAAATTGCTATCAGCTGAGCACACTTTCTCTGGGACATGGTGACCAAGTAGAGTAGAGGATTGCAGATTGCCACgtagcggtcataggccatcaCAGCTAGGAGGTAGCACTCTGTGGTGGCAAAGAGACCATAAAAGTACATCTGTGTAAAACAACCCCCATAGGAAataatcttcttctctttcaaaagatTGGAAAGGAACTTTGGGGTGACAGATGATGAGTAACAAATGTCCAAAAAAGATAAGCTGgtgaggaagaagtacattggtgTGTGGAGCTGTGGACTAATCCTGATTAAGATAATCATGCTTACATTTCCCACCAGGGTGATGgcataaacagcaaaaaatgtcccAAAGAGGATCAGCTGCACTTGTGGGTTAACAGTCAACCCAGTGAGTATGAATTCTGTCACCTGTGTGCTGTTTCCCATGTAGTCACAATACCACTGTTGAACAACACTTCAGtcaattttcctttgcttctcaaATATTGTAATGTAGCCTCAAATATTTACAATTTCAACTGAGATCAGAGtcaatttttaactttttagCCAAGGAAAGAGAAATTGGAAGATTTCTGAGAAAGAGCTTAAGTAGTACAATAATATTTAGTTTAGAGTGAGCAAGATTCAGTCTGCATAAGTAATGTTTTCTTCTGAACTGCAACTAGGTTGTCATACTTATAGAATTCGGTGCTATGCAGTGAAATAGCTAGGGATATGCATTGTATGAAGTTCGCTAGGCATCTGGACAAGAGCCAAGCCAAGGTAACCATCTTTGTAAAAGGACACATCAGGTATGATatgtgaaaaaaaaccctgcaaagaTTGAGGTCTCCTTGGATTCCTAAGCACCCCCTCTTGCAATCTCAGCTCTGTAAAACACcatatttaaaacataaattgGACCTGGGCACCATTTTGTATGCTTGACATGCAGGCTTGATCTGGCGTTCTCTGAACATCCAGCCAGATGTTCTCCTTGAAGTAACAATAACTTGTCATCCCATGAACTCCTACAGCatattctcacaagcaacaaaagACAACAGTCATATAGTTGTCTTTTGATTAGCAAGCTCACTTATATTCTTCCAGCTCAATAGCAtctatcacattttaaaatatcgtATTTTTTCAAGCTTCTGATTGCAGGTCTTTGAAGATTATGCCAACATCCTTTTgctgctctgaagaaagccagATATTTTCCTCCAATCTTCAGCAACTCAACAGCTTTCTGTGTTTCTGCAGACAGTAATGATTCTTTCAACTCTCTCTGGAATAATGGAGAACTCTACTGAGAAAACATGGGTTTGAGGAACATCTCCCTGAAGTGCTTCAGATTGCTCCATCCACTGATTTGTGTTAATTATACAGTCAAGATTCAGTAAACCAACTCACAATTGTTGGAAACATTTACCAATAGAAAATGTAGTATTCAGTAGAGATCACATTtggtccttttctttctttattaatattattatatcatATCCTTTTTCCACACAATGATGTTCTTCATATGGACACAGGGACCCtttcaaaaattattattattattattatgtaaatagaaaaaaatacatattagcAAAACAGTATTCAAAACAGTATTCAAAATATCCTAAGATTGTTCACCTGCTTGGtgaaggcctcccaggaggtggcatgtggctGAGTCCAAGCAGGGGTGAAttcctccttgagagagggactggtctcACCAGCACTTAGGGAGACAGTGGTCAGTACCCTCTTCAGGAAGTCATAATTGCACCCGACTATGTTGGATAATTTCCAGCAGTTCCAAAGGGGCTTGGATCAAGCAGATTATCTGCACTCCTTTCAGTCCGGTTTCACACCTAGGCACGGTATAGAAACAGCATTCGTCGTGTTAGTTGATGACTTGTGGTAGGACCAAGATGGAGGTAGTGCACccttcctggccctccttgatctcttggctgccttcagtaccatcaaccatggtaaccTCTTGGCAGCTCAGGGGTGgggagtgagagaaagagagagagatcttgcCCAAGACCCTTACTTTGTAATGTGCCTCAGCGACTCAGAGTGTTGGGTCCAGAAGTGGTACAACCCCTTGGATGAACTTTTTCTGGGATTTATGtctttgtatgttgttgttttattatttctttaaatattttgttttactattttttaattgattcatTATTGTTAttgaattattgttattgttattgaagATGCACCCTGTCTGAGTTGTGCACTAATTTGGGTGGCTGTATAagtcagttaaataaataaaatcttaaatcttacctttttaaaaattggggaacAGTCCTAACAGCCAAGCTTTTACCTGATCAAGCACTCATGAAGAAGACCCAATTTATATCAGAAGGCTGGATAAAATTTGCCCCATACTGATTGGCAGTATGCACTACTACTATGCAAACTGCATCCAGATAGGGAATATTTTGATGCTCAATTGTGTGATGACACAGTTTACTGAAGAGAATGCTGTTTTGCAGTATTCTGGCTGCTGGAACATCAAGATCAAGAAGGAGAATTGGGCTTCCGATGCTGGAAGCTTTTTGAAGAATATTCGGACTTTTCAAGGCAGGCGGCAAAATTGGAGACTTCTAGGGGGAAAGCTCTGTGTATAATGatgatatatataaatacattgctTTATTTCGAAGTGGGATAATTGCTCAaatatgtttatcaggatggCTCTTTAAGGGTTTAAATAGATGCTTCTGTTTTTTGTATAACACTCTCATCtttggtaaaaggatattaacaaAATTACCtttttacacagtatatataatagTAATGAGATGTATGCaggttattttttgttagtttagttggcaaaGAGGAATACAATTATACTGAAGAAAGATAATATTTAACTGTTTGCTTATTAGGGGAAAAAACATGTTTGAAGGGGATTTTCTATGTTCTTTAAGTGGGAAGGAaaatttgttttagaggagaatgctGTATTGAGAATTGAAAGgctctatagaaataatgtttatcatagtttaaaaagggattgatattgatttacgtatatctttgctgtagaaagtcggaagtcactctgtagtagttttcactgtatttttacacctttct contains:
- the LOC134504761 gene encoding olfactory receptor 5AP2-like yields the protein MGNSTQVTEFILTGLTVNPQVQLILFGTFFAVYAITLVGNVSMIILIRISPQLHTPMYFFLTSLSFLDICYSSSVTPKFLSNLLKEKKIISYGGCFTQMYFYGLFATTECYLLAVMAYDRYVAICNPLLYLVTMSQRKCAQLIAISYTAGIINALVHTVAASRLSFCGPNIIKNFYCEGPPLLALSCSDVSLNDLLLFVFVGFNITATSLTVLTSYTYILVTILRIHSAKSRRKAFSTCASHLMVITIFYGCSSFMYARPSSRQNYHLDQMASVFYVVVTPMLNPLIYSMRNQEVRGAFRNVLARTFHVQHI